The Micromonospora sp. M71_S20 genome has a window encoding:
- a CDS encoding DegT/DnrJ/EryC1/StrS aminotransferase family protein, producing the protein MSGTIHLSPPDVGPLEESYVVAALRSGWVAPVGPDLDAFEREVATRVGTRGAVAVSSGTAALHLALLGVGVGPGDAVIVPTLTFVATANAVRYAGARPVFVDCDPHSGNVDVALVDELIRALVLRGQRVGAVVPVDLFGSCADHTALAPVCAAAGVPVVEDAAEALGATHHGRPAGSFGQVGILSFNGNKIMTTSGGGMLVSDDTALLARARFLSTQAREPTPHYEHRETGYNYRLSNLLAALGRAQLVRLDGMIARRRHLRDQYAKLFAPIPGVRLLGVEDPGSNCWLTTIAVDPERAGWRAADLAAHLAGRDIESRPVWKPMHLQPAYADAECLVTGVAERLFADGLALPSGSALNERQVGLVLAAVDEFLVARTGASTA; encoded by the coding sequence ATGAGCGGGACCATCCACCTGTCCCCGCCCGACGTCGGGCCGCTGGAGGAGTCGTACGTCGTCGCGGCCCTGCGGTCCGGCTGGGTCGCGCCCGTCGGGCCGGACCTCGACGCGTTCGAGCGCGAGGTCGCCACGCGGGTGGGCACCCGCGGGGCCGTCGCCGTGAGTTCCGGCACTGCCGCGCTGCACCTGGCCCTGCTCGGGGTGGGAGTCGGGCCCGGCGACGCCGTCATCGTGCCGACGCTGACGTTCGTGGCGACCGCGAACGCGGTCCGCTACGCCGGCGCGCGGCCGGTCTTCGTGGACTGCGACCCGCACTCCGGGAACGTCGACGTGGCCCTCGTGGACGAGCTGATCCGGGCGCTCGTCCTCCGGGGACAGCGCGTCGGCGCGGTCGTCCCCGTCGACCTCTTCGGCAGTTGCGCCGACCACACCGCGCTGGCCCCGGTCTGCGCGGCGGCGGGCGTACCGGTCGTCGAGGACGCCGCGGAGGCCCTCGGCGCGACCCACCACGGCCGGCCCGCCGGCTCCTTCGGGCAGGTGGGCATCCTCTCCTTCAACGGCAACAAGATCATGACCACCTCGGGCGGCGGGATGCTCGTCTCCGACGACACGGCCCTGCTGGCCCGGGCCCGGTTCCTGTCGACGCAGGCCCGCGAGCCGACGCCGCACTACGAGCACCGTGAGACGGGCTACAACTACCGGCTGAGCAACCTGCTCGCCGCGCTGGGCCGCGCCCAGCTCGTCCGGCTGGACGGGATGATCGCCCGGCGCCGACACCTGCGCGACCAGTACGCCAAGCTCTTCGCCCCGATCCCGGGTGTGCGGCTGCTGGGCGTGGAGGACCCCGGCTCCAACTGCTGGCTGACCACCATCGCGGTCGACCCGGAGCGGGCTGGCTGGCGGGCCGCCGACCTCGCCGCCCACCTGGCGGGGCGGGACATCGAGAGCCGCCCGGTCTGGAAGCCGATGCACCTGCAACCGGCGTACGCCGACGCCGAGTGCCTCGTCACCGGGGTGGCCGAGCGGCTGTTCGCCGACGGGCTGGCCCTGCCCAGCGGCAGCGCGCTGAACGAGCGGCAGGTCGGCCTGGTCCTCGCCGCCGTCGACGAGTTCCTGGTGGCCCGCACGGGAGCGTCGACGGCGTGA
- a CDS encoding acetyltransferase, whose product MTIPLVVVGCGGHGREVLTIARAMDAADGRPRWRLLGFVDDRPSEENLKRVQRLDVPYLGGVAWLRDAPTDTHHVIGIGDPRVRRAVAARVDAYGTPAASLVHPAATIGPDTVHGPGFVAFAGARVTTNVTLGRHVHLNQNATVGHDCALADFVSVNPLAAVSGDCHLAEGVLVGTTAAVLQGLRVGRDSTVGAGACVVRDVPDGVVVKGVPAR is encoded by the coding sequence GTGACGATCCCGCTGGTGGTGGTCGGCTGCGGCGGGCACGGCCGGGAGGTCCTCACGATCGCCCGGGCGATGGACGCCGCCGACGGCCGGCCGCGCTGGCGCCTGCTCGGGTTCGTCGACGACCGGCCCTCCGAGGAGAACCTGAAGCGGGTGCAGCGGCTCGACGTGCCCTATCTCGGCGGCGTCGCCTGGCTGCGCGACGCGCCCACGGACACGCACCACGTCATCGGCATCGGCGACCCGCGCGTCCGACGGGCGGTCGCCGCCCGGGTCGACGCGTACGGCACGCCGGCGGCGAGCCTCGTGCACCCGGCGGCGACGATCGGGCCGGACACGGTGCACGGACCGGGCTTCGTCGCCTTCGCCGGGGCCCGGGTCACCACCAACGTCACGCTCGGCCGGCACGTGCACCTCAACCAGAACGCCACGGTCGGGCACGACTGCGCCCTCGCCGACTTCGTGTCGGTCAATCCGCTGGCCGCCGTCTCCGGCGACTGCCACCTGGCGGAGGGGGTGCTCGTCGGCACGACGGCGGCCGTGTTGCAGGGCCTGCGGGTGGGCCGGGACAGCACCGTCGGGGCGGGCGCCTGCGTCGTCCGCGACGTGCCGGACGGCGTCGTCGTCAAGGGCGTGCCCGCCCGTTGA
- a CDS encoding nucleoside-diphosphate sugar epimerase/dehydratase, translating into MPPETETTRLGEQGSHRARARRRTIGFLATDSTAWVGGFVAAVWFRYELDLASGQLARAATCGVLAAVVHVAVAAVRRIYSGRHPLGSLQEVQGVAGTAATTAAIMLIGLLPAGVRPVPASTPLVGGALALLFMLTARFTYRHRRDLAMRPDARSSNPVLLFGLGDAGQGLLRAMLGDPRGRYRPVGALDDDPDKRDLRIGGVRVLGGRQDVATAVRRTGATTVIFSVANADAALIRQIREATLQTGAMFKVLPPVRDLVDHRITVTDVRDVQIDDLLGRRQVVADMALSGDGLSGRRILVTGAGGSIGSELCRQLMKTDPGELMMLDRDESALHSLQMSLTGRAMLDGPELILADLRDDEGIRRILRERRPDVIFHAAALKHLTLLERHPGEAVKTNVWGTLSVLDACRDVARFVNISTDKAADPISVLGYSKRITERLTAHASSRFPGTFLSVRFGNVLSSRGSVVTAFQRQIELGHPLTVTHPEVSRYLMTVQEAVHLVLQAAEIGRDGEALVLDMGEPVRIADLARQLAEQADSSVPIVYTGLRPGEKLHEDLFGTGETDTRPLHPLVSHVAVPALDPMEVSGLDPYDDPEKVVAQLALLCDHPVGPVPRASVQVPLSR; encoded by the coding sequence ATGCCGCCGGAAACAGAGACCACCCGACTCGGTGAGCAGGGGTCGCACCGGGCCAGGGCCCGCCGCCGCACCATCGGATTCCTCGCCACCGACAGCACCGCCTGGGTCGGCGGGTTCGTCGCGGCGGTCTGGTTCCGTTACGAACTCGACCTGGCATCCGGCCAGCTCGCACGCGCCGCCACCTGCGGCGTCCTCGCCGCGGTCGTGCACGTGGCCGTCGCGGCGGTCCGCCGGATCTACTCCGGACGCCACCCGCTGGGCAGCCTCCAGGAGGTGCAGGGCGTCGCGGGCACCGCGGCCACCACCGCCGCGATCATGCTGATCGGGCTGCTGCCGGCCGGCGTACGACCGGTGCCGGCGAGCACGCCGCTGGTCGGTGGCGCCCTGGCGCTGCTGTTCATGCTGACCGCCCGGTTCACCTACCGGCACCGTCGCGACCTCGCCATGCGCCCCGACGCCCGGTCCTCCAACCCGGTGCTGCTGTTCGGGCTCGGCGACGCCGGGCAGGGGCTGCTCCGGGCCATGCTCGGCGACCCGCGCGGACGCTACCGGCCCGTGGGCGCCCTCGACGACGACCCCGACAAGCGGGACCTGCGCATCGGCGGCGTACGCGTGCTCGGTGGGCGTCAGGACGTGGCGACGGCCGTCCGGCGCACCGGCGCGACGACCGTGATCTTCTCCGTCGCCAATGCCGACGCCGCGCTGATCCGGCAGATCCGCGAGGCCACCCTCCAGACCGGGGCGATGTTCAAGGTGCTGCCGCCGGTACGGGACCTCGTCGACCACCGGATCACCGTCACCGACGTCCGCGACGTGCAGATCGACGACCTGCTCGGCCGCCGGCAGGTGGTCGCCGACATGGCGCTGAGCGGCGACGGGCTCAGCGGCCGACGGATCCTGGTGACCGGCGCCGGCGGCTCCATCGGCTCGGAGCTGTGCCGCCAGCTGATGAAGACGGACCCGGGCGAGCTGATGATGCTCGACCGCGACGAGTCGGCCCTGCACAGCCTCCAGATGTCGCTGACCGGCCGGGCCATGCTGGACGGTCCCGAGCTGATCCTCGCCGACCTGCGCGACGACGAGGGCATCCGCCGGATCCTGCGGGAGCGCCGGCCGGACGTCATCTTCCACGCCGCCGCGCTCAAGCACCTCACGCTACTCGAGCGGCACCCCGGCGAGGCGGTGAAGACGAACGTCTGGGGCACCCTCTCCGTGCTCGACGCGTGCCGCGACGTGGCCCGCTTCGTCAACATCTCCACCGACAAGGCCGCCGACCCGATCAGCGTCCTCGGCTACTCGAAGCGGATCACCGAGCGGCTGACCGCACACGCCTCCTCCCGCTTCCCCGGCACCTTCCTCAGCGTCCGCTTCGGCAACGTGCTGAGCAGCCGCGGGTCGGTGGTGACCGCGTTCCAGCGGCAGATCGAGCTGGGCCACCCGCTCACCGTCACCCACCCGGAGGTGAGCCGGTACCTGATGACGGTGCAGGAGGCGGTGCACCTGGTGTTGCAGGCCGCCGAGATCGGCCGCGACGGGGAGGCGCTGGTGCTGGACATGGGCGAGCCGGTGCGCATCGCCGACCTGGCCCGGCAGCTGGCCGAGCAGGCGGACAGCAGCGTGCCGATCGTCTACACCGGACTGCGCCCCGGCGAGAAGCTGCACGAGGACCTGTTCGGCACCGGCGAGACCGACACCCGCCCGCTGCACCCGCTGGTGTCGCACGTGGCGGTGCCCGCCCTGGATCCGATGGAGGTCAGCGGCCTCGACCCGTACGACGATCCGGAGAAGGTGGTCGCGCAGCTCGCCCTGCTCTGCGACCACCCGGTCGGGCCGGTCCCCCGCGCCTCCGTGCAGGTGCCGTTGTCCCGCTGA
- the wecB gene encoding non-hydrolyzing UDP-N-acetylglucosamine 2-epimerase yields the protein MTRIMTVVGTRPEIIRLSRVIARLDDTVDHLLVHTGQNWDSTLSDVFFKELRLREPDRFLRVDTSSLGRVLGGVLVGMEAAIAETRPDALLVLGDTNSCIAALMARRMRVPVYHMEAGNRCFDLNVPEETNRRLVDHVADFNLVYTEHARRNLLAEGLHPRRILHTGSPMREVLEHYRADVAASGVLRQLDLAPGRYFVVSAHREENVDQPDRLQRLLDCLRAVRDRWGHPVLVSTHPRTRKRLEALAPDTTALDGIAFHEPFGLFDYVHLQTRAFCTLSDSGTISEEAAILGFPAVTLRESIERPEALDAGGIIMTGLDPQGVVEAVEVTVAQVAAQGVPCPVDYRVPDTSRRVVDFILSTVRRHHDWAGIRR from the coding sequence ATGACCCGGATCATGACGGTGGTCGGCACCCGACCCGAGATCATCCGACTGTCCCGGGTGATCGCCCGGCTCGACGACACGGTGGACCACCTGCTGGTGCACACCGGACAGAACTGGGACAGCACGCTCTCCGACGTCTTCTTCAAGGAGTTGCGGCTGCGCGAACCGGACCGCTTCCTGCGGGTGGACACCTCGTCGCTCGGCCGGGTGCTGGGCGGCGTGCTGGTCGGCATGGAGGCGGCGATCGCCGAGACCCGGCCCGACGCGCTGCTCGTGCTCGGCGACACCAACAGCTGCATCGCCGCGCTGATGGCCCGACGGATGCGGGTGCCGGTCTACCACATGGAGGCCGGCAACCGCTGCTTCGACCTCAACGTCCCCGAGGAGACCAACCGGCGGCTGGTCGACCACGTCGCCGACTTCAACCTGGTCTACACGGAGCACGCCCGGCGCAACCTGCTCGCCGAGGGGCTGCACCCGCGTCGGATCCTGCACACCGGCTCGCCCATGCGGGAGGTGCTGGAGCACTACCGGGCCGACGTGGCCGCCTCGGGCGTCCTGCGCCAGCTCGACCTCGCACCCGGCCGATACTTCGTGGTCAGCGCGCACCGCGAGGAGAACGTGGACCAGCCGGACCGCCTCCAGCGCCTGCTCGACTGCCTCAGGGCCGTCCGCGACCGGTGGGGGCACCCGGTGCTGGTCTCCACGCACCCGCGTACCCGCAAGCGGTTGGAGGCGTTGGCGCCGGACACGACCGCCCTCGACGGCATCGCGTTCCACGAGCCGTTCGGCCTGTTCGACTACGTGCACCTGCAGACCAGGGCCTTCTGCACGCTCTCCGACAGCGGCACGATCAGCGAGGAGGCCGCGATCCTCGGCTTCCCCGCCGTGACGCTGCGCGAGTCGATCGAGCGTCCCGAGGCGCTGGACGCCGGCGGCATCATCATGACCGGGCTCGACCCGCAGGGCGTCGTGGAGGCGGTCGAGGTAACCGTCGCCCAGGTCGCCGCCCAGGGGGTGCCGTGCCCTGTCGACTACCGGGTCCCGGACACCTCCCGCCGCGTGGTCGACTTCATCCTCTCCACCGTCCGCCGGCACCACGACTGGGCGGGCATCCGCCGCTGA
- a CDS encoding glycosyltransferase family 4 protein, whose amino-acid sequence MRIGLVSQWYPPEGVFIPGNLARQLAERGHDVRVLTTFPSYPHGRTFPGWRQRWRHTESDGPVAVRRVPAYPSHDTSAARRALSHLSFGASSALGGVRWFAGVDVTYVYHPPPTSAAAAALARLARRTPIVLHVQDLWPESVLGSGMAPAGRAGRALERGVAALMRATYRLAGAVVVISPAMADLVVARGADPDRVRVVWNWTDDALFRPVPATDEARAVLGHRGRCTVMFAGNIGLLQGIETAIRAAAAVRDRIDLVLVGSGAGEQAARRLAADLGADNVRFVGRQPAERMAALYAAADWQLVCLRDLPALRGSIPSKLQAALACGTPVIASVGGDAAALVRSAGVGLVSPPGDWRALAARFSVAAAESAAVRAELGQRARRVYQERMSLRVGVDQFEDIMTKLAAERGRA is encoded by the coding sequence GTGAGGATCGGCCTGGTCAGCCAGTGGTACCCGCCCGAAGGGGTGTTCATCCCGGGCAACCTGGCGCGGCAACTGGCCGAGCGCGGCCACGACGTGCGGGTGTTGACCACCTTCCCGAGCTATCCGCACGGCCGGACCTTCCCCGGCTGGCGGCAGCGCTGGAGGCACACCGAGTCCGACGGGCCGGTCGCCGTCCGGCGCGTGCCCGCCTACCCCAGCCACGACACGTCCGCCGCCCGGCGCGCGCTGAGCCACCTGTCCTTCGGGGCCAGCAGCGCGCTGGGCGGCGTCCGCTGGTTCGCGGGCGTCGACGTCACCTACGTCTACCACCCACCACCCACCTCCGCCGCCGCGGCGGCGCTGGCCCGCCTGGCCCGGCGTACGCCGATCGTGCTGCACGTCCAGGACCTGTGGCCGGAGTCGGTGCTCGGCTCGGGCATGGCCCCCGCCGGCCGGGCGGGCCGGGCCCTGGAGCGCGGCGTCGCCGCACTGATGCGCGCGACGTACCGCCTGGCCGGCGCCGTCGTGGTGATCTCGCCGGCGATGGCCGACCTGGTCGTGGCCCGGGGCGCGGACCCCGACCGGGTCCGGGTGGTGTGGAACTGGACCGACGACGCGCTGTTCCGGCCGGTGCCGGCCACCGACGAGGCCCGCGCGGTGCTCGGTCACCGCGGGCGCTGCACGGTGATGTTCGCCGGCAACATCGGCCTGTTGCAGGGGATCGAGACCGCGATCCGGGCGGCGGCCGCCGTGCGCGACCGGATCGACCTGGTGCTGGTGGGCTCGGGTGCTGGCGAGCAGGCCGCGCGCCGGCTCGCCGCGGATCTCGGCGCCGACAACGTGCGGTTCGTCGGCCGGCAGCCCGCCGAACGGATGGCCGCGCTGTACGCCGCCGCCGACTGGCAGCTGGTCTGCCTGCGGGACCTGCCCGCGCTGCGCGGCAGCATCCCGTCGAAGTTGCAGGCCGCGCTGGCCTGCGGCACGCCGGTGATCGCGTCCGTGGGCGGTGACGCCGCGGCCCTGGTCCGTTCGGCCGGGGTCGGCCTGGTCTCCCCGCCGGGGGACTGGCGCGCGCTCGCCGCGCGCTTCTCCGTCGCGGCGGCCGAGTCCGCGGCGGTCCGGGCGGAACTGGGCCAGCGGGCCCGACGGGTCTACCAGGAGCGCATGTCGCTACGGGTGGGCGTGGACCAGTTCGAGGACATCATGACCAAGCTGGCAGCAGAGAGAGGACGGGCATGA
- a CDS encoding NAD-dependent epimerase/dehydratase family protein codes for MLRLAVTGAGGFLGWHVRVLLRVLGWPEPVVVTRADLTDPERVAAKVDGVDRVLHLAGVNRGEPADVAAGNVQLAAQLAQGLKHCPTPPAAVVFANSVQAGNGTPYGDAKAAAAGILADTGLPVDDVLLPNLYGEHGRPYYNSAVATFCRLLAEGGQPEVHGDRELSLVHVTDAAARLVGVPAGGSWDPAMPALRTGVRALADRLADVAVTYRTGELPALVDRHDVRLFNTYRSHCFPAHYPLALPRRADARGELVETVKAHGGGGQTFCSTTRPGVTRGEHFHLAKVERFVVLRGSAEISLRRVGDTGVVRFPVSGDEPVLVDMPTMWAHKLVNTGGDDLVTMFWTNELFDPGRPDTWPEPVETGRPEHAVAVA; via the coding sequence GTGCTGAGGCTGGCGGTCACCGGCGCCGGCGGCTTCCTCGGCTGGCACGTGCGGGTGCTGCTGCGCGTCCTCGGCTGGCCGGAGCCCGTCGTCGTCACCCGGGCCGACCTGACCGACCCGGAGCGGGTCGCGGCGAAGGTCGACGGCGTCGACCGGGTGCTGCACCTGGCCGGGGTCAACCGGGGCGAGCCGGCCGACGTCGCCGCCGGCAACGTGCAGCTCGCCGCCCAGCTCGCGCAGGGCCTCAAGCACTGCCCGACCCCGCCCGCCGCGGTGGTCTTCGCCAACTCGGTGCAGGCCGGCAACGGCACGCCCTACGGCGACGCCAAGGCCGCCGCCGCCGGCATCCTGGCCGACACGGGCCTGCCCGTCGACGACGTCCTGCTGCCCAACCTGTACGGCGAGCACGGCCGGCCGTACTACAACTCCGCGGTCGCGACGTTCTGCCGGCTGCTCGCCGAGGGCGGGCAGCCGGAGGTGCACGGCGACCGCGAGCTGAGCCTGGTGCACGTCACCGACGCGGCGGCCCGGCTCGTCGGCGTACCGGCCGGTGGCTCGTGGGACCCGGCCATGCCGGCGCTGCGGACCGGCGTACGGGCCCTCGCCGACCGGCTCGCCGACGTCGCCGTCACCTACCGGACGGGCGAGCTGCCGGCCCTGGTGGACCGGCACGACGTGCGGCTGTTCAACACCTACCGCTCGCACTGCTTCCCGGCGCACTACCCGCTGGCGCTGCCCCGCCGGGCGGACGCCCGGGGCGAGCTGGTCGAGACGGTCAAGGCGCACGGGGGAGGCGGCCAGACCTTCTGCTCCACCACCCGGCCCGGCGTCACCCGCGGCGAGCACTTCCACCTGGCCAAGGTGGAACGCTTCGTCGTGCTGCGGGGCTCGGCGGAGATCAGCCTGCGCCGGGTCGGCGACACCGGGGTGGTGCGGTTCCCGGTCTCCGGCGACGAGCCGGTGCTGGTGGACATGCCCACCATGTGGGCGCACAAGCTGGTCAACACCGGCGGCGACGACCTGGTCACCATGTTCTGGACGAACGAGCTGTTCGACCCGGGACGGCCGGACACCTGGCCCGAGCCGGTGGAGACGGGCCGGCCGGAGCACGCCGTGGCCGTCGCGTGA
- a CDS encoding SDR family NAD(P)-dependent oxidoreductase gives MTFMTTGRRVLITGGTGSFGRTMVRRLLDRGVGEVRVLSRDEAKQDDMRRQLGDDRVRYHVGDVRDYDSVLRASRGIDHIFHAAALKQVPSCEFFPLEAVRTNVLGSANVVEAAERNGVGSVVVLSTDKAVYPVNAMGMSKAMMEKVAQAHARNNPNSATTVSCVRYGNVMYSRGSVIPLFIEQIKAGRAPTVTDPGMTRFLMSLADSVELVEHAFQHARPGDIFIRKAVACTVGDLAEAVCELFDVPAKLDVIGVRHGEKQDETLASREELAQADDFGDFLRVPLDARDLNYALYVSEGELGQGPREDFNSANAPRLGVPEIVELLKTLPEIRAELALRDPVLAC, from the coding sequence ATGACCTTCATGACCACCGGCCGTCGGGTCCTCATTACCGGCGGCACGGGTTCCTTCGGCAGGACGATGGTGCGCCGCCTCCTCGACCGCGGCGTCGGCGAGGTCCGGGTGCTCAGCCGCGACGAGGCCAAGCAGGACGACATGCGCCGGCAGCTCGGCGACGACCGGGTGCGCTACCACGTCGGGGACGTGCGCGACTACGACTCGGTGCTGCGGGCCAGCCGGGGCATCGACCACATCTTCCACGCGGCGGCGCTCAAGCAGGTGCCCTCGTGCGAGTTCTTCCCGCTGGAGGCGGTGCGGACCAACGTCCTGGGCAGCGCCAACGTCGTCGAGGCGGCGGAGCGCAACGGCGTCGGCTCCGTGGTCGTGCTGAGCACCGACAAGGCCGTCTACCCCGTCAACGCGATGGGGATGAGCAAGGCCATGATGGAGAAGGTCGCCCAGGCGCACGCCCGGAACAACCCGAACAGCGCGACCACGGTCTCCTGCGTCCGGTACGGCAACGTCATGTACTCCCGCGGCTCGGTGATCCCGCTGTTCATCGAGCAGATCAAGGCGGGCCGGGCGCCCACGGTGACGGACCCGGGGATGACGCGCTTCCTGATGTCGCTGGCCGACTCGGTGGAGCTGGTCGAGCACGCCTTCCAGCACGCCCGGCCCGGCGACATCTTCATCCGCAAGGCCGTCGCCTGCACCGTCGGCGACCTGGCCGAGGCGGTCTGCGAGCTCTTCGACGTGCCCGCGAAGCTCGACGTGATCGGCGTACGGCACGGCGAGAAGCAGGACGAGACGCTGGCCAGCCGGGAGGAACTCGCCCAGGCCGACGACTTCGGCGACTTCCTCCGGGTGCCGCTGGACGCCCGCGACCTCAACTACGCGCTCTACGTCTCCGAGGGGGAGCTGGGCCAGGGGCCGCGGGAGGACTTCAACTCCGCCAACGCGCCGCGGCTGGGCGTACCGGAGATCGTCGAGCTGCTGAAGACGCTGCCGGAGATCCGCGCGGAGCTGGCCCTGCGGGACCCGGTGCTGGCGTGCTGA
- a CDS encoding glycosyltransferase family 4 protein, with protein sequence MQQSRLDDRSGFSGPDTRPMPAPFRVLVTCTYFEPGFRGGGPGRSVAHILDAASPATAPTLVTRDRDLGDVRSYPGLSGRWHARGRVPVFYLSLRSPRQWLALWRELRRTRFDLLYVNSLWAPMSVFPIVAVSCGLLRADRVLVAPRGECSSGALSLRSARKRLFVAGWRRVLRRLDASFHASTEREAADIRRLFPWAAVQINANQSPLPPEPASVPSPAPGPLRLVFVGRVAAMKNLALALEALAAVRLPVTLVVYGPIEDAAYWRRCEALIAVLPPTVRVRYEGMLAPSEVVEALADHDALVMPTLGENFGHVIAESLAAACPVLCSDRTPWTPVLTGGGGSVVSDLTAAAWAAEIDRWAARTPEQRHDARLAAADAYRRWRSTVARESILDVMRLRSHVSGAECVPFVE encoded by the coding sequence GTGCAGCAGAGCCGCCTGGACGACCGTAGCGGTTTCTCCGGGCCGGACACCCGCCCGATGCCGGCGCCGTTCCGGGTGCTGGTCACCTGCACGTACTTCGAGCCGGGCTTTCGCGGCGGCGGCCCCGGTCGGTCGGTCGCGCACATTCTGGACGCGGCCTCGCCCGCGACAGCGCCGACGCTGGTTACCCGCGACCGCGACCTCGGCGACGTGCGGTCCTACCCGGGACTGTCCGGTCGCTGGCACGCCCGCGGCCGAGTTCCGGTCTTCTACCTGTCGCTGCGCAGTCCGAGACAGTGGCTCGCGCTCTGGCGCGAGCTGCGGCGGACGCGTTTCGACCTGCTCTACGTCAACAGCCTGTGGGCGCCGATGTCGGTGTTCCCGATCGTCGCCGTCAGTTGCGGCCTGTTGCGGGCCGACCGGGTGCTGGTGGCGCCGCGGGGCGAGTGTTCGTCCGGGGCTCTGTCGCTGCGTTCGGCGCGCAAACGGCTGTTCGTCGCCGGCTGGCGGCGCGTCCTGCGCCGGCTGGACGCGTCGTTCCACGCCTCCACCGAGCGGGAGGCCGCCGACATCCGGCGGCTGTTCCCTTGGGCGGCCGTCCAGATCAACGCCAACCAGAGCCCGCTGCCGCCGGAACCGGCGTCGGTCCCGTCGCCCGCGCCAGGGCCGCTGAGGCTGGTGTTCGTCGGGCGTGTCGCCGCGATGAAGAACCTTGCTCTGGCGTTGGAGGCGCTGGCGGCCGTGCGGCTGCCCGTGACGCTGGTCGTGTACGGCCCGATCGAGGACGCGGCCTACTGGCGGCGCTGCGAGGCGCTGATCGCCGTGCTGCCACCGACGGTGCGGGTCCGGTACGAGGGCATGCTGGCGCCGTCCGAGGTGGTGGAGGCGCTCGCCGACCACGACGCGCTGGTCATGCCGACTCTCGGGGAGAACTTCGGTCACGTCATCGCCGAGAGCCTTGCCGCCGCCTGCCCGGTCCTCTGCTCCGACCGCACACCGTGGACGCCCGTACTGACCGGCGGGGGCGGGTCGGTGGTGTCGGACCTCACGGCCGCCGCCTGGGCCGCGGAGATCGACCGGTGGGCCGCCCGGACGCCTGAGCAACGCCACGACGCGCGCCTGGCCGCCGCGGACGCCTACCGCCGGTGGCGGTCGACTGTGGCCCGGGAGAGCATCTTGGACGTGATGCGCCTACGGTCACACGTCAGCGGTGCGGAATGCGTCCCTTTTGTCGAGTAA
- a CDS encoding NeuD/PglB/VioB family sugar acetyltransferase, whose translation MPSVQTAHPPTRRALLHQGRPLVVLGTSGHAREIAWIAEQADQPVLGCVGPYRAAEHDRLSVPWLGDDDWLDTADPTVRYVVGVGDGALRARIDQAAGRNGRRCGSLVSPTAVIGARCTVGEGSVFWPGAVLTTDVRLGRHVHIGTRATVGHDTVIGDYATLLPGCTVAGSSRIGDGATVAAGATVVDNISIGRDAVVGAGAVVVRDVPDNVVVVGVPARILRPTRPSAH comes from the coding sequence ATGCCCAGCGTCCAGACCGCCCACCCGCCCACCCGGCGGGCCCTCCTCCACCAGGGACGCCCCCTCGTCGTCCTCGGCACCTCCGGGCACGCCCGGGAGATCGCTTGGATTGCGGAGCAGGCCGACCAGCCGGTGCTGGGATGCGTCGGCCCCTATCGAGCGGCCGAACACGACCGGCTCTCCGTGCCGTGGCTGGGCGACGACGACTGGCTCGACACCGCCGACCCGACCGTGCGCTACGTCGTGGGCGTCGGCGACGGGGCCCTACGGGCCCGGATCGACCAGGCCGCCGGCCGCAACGGACGTCGCTGCGGCTCGTTGGTCTCCCCGACGGCGGTGATCGGCGCCCGATGCACGGTGGGCGAGGGCAGCGTCTTCTGGCCCGGCGCGGTGCTCACCACCGACGTCCGGCTCGGCCGGCATGTCCACATCGGCACCCGGGCGACCGTGGGCCACGACACCGTCATAGGCGACTACGCCACGTTGTTGCCCGGCTGCACGGTGGCCGGCAGCAGCCGGATCGGCGACGGCGCCACCGTCGCCGCAGGGGCCACGGTCGTCGACAACATCTCGATCGGGCGCGACGCGGTGGTGGGCGCCGGGGCGGTGGTTGTCCGGGACGTCCCGGACAACGTCGTCGTGGTGGGCGTTCCGGCCCGGATACTTCGCCCCACCCGTCCGTCGGCGCACTGA